The Chitinispirillales bacterium genomic interval AGAAATGTATTTGCCACTGATATTGTCAGAACTGAAATACTTGATATTAAAAATAGAAAATATGTTGTTAGAGTTATTACCTCTACAGACACTTCTACTTTTGCTGAGGCAATGTATGAAATACACAATAGAGAGTATGAGAAGAATGAGATTTTACAAAAGGATTTAGATAGAGCGAATGCGAGACAGCAGAGAAGAGACGAAGTTTATAAAGAAATTATGGTTATTACTACTGATGCTCAAAAAGAAACAAAAGATTGGCAACAGAATAGCACTACTAATAGAGCAAATTCTATTAAACGAAATAATGCAATGTCAATTCTTGGTGATGAATATGATGGTTGTGTATTTTGTCCAGGTGGTTTTAATAGAGATAGTTTATATTTGAATAAGAAATAAATGAAAATCCCCTGTATATTTACAGGAGGGAATAATATGAACGATAATGTTTATTGGCAGTATCTTTGGAAAAACAACAGCAATTTTTATGGACTTCCCAGATATATTCAAGAGGATGTAGTCAATATAGTAAAGAACCACGAAACTGATTATAACAAAGATTTGTATTTAGGCGACGAAATGTTTCAGCCGTTGCTTGAAAGTATTCAAGAGCAAGTTATACACGAAATAAAAGAAATACAACCATCTAAAAATGATATGGATGAAATATTTGAAACTATCAAAAATCTACCCATTACTTTGGATTTGGAAAATAATGTTGTGGCAATGTTAGATGAGCCATTTAAGGCAAGCGTTAATATAAAAGGTCAAAAATATAAAGTAGAAATTCCTGCATTTGAACATGTTGTCAAAACTGACGCAGATTTTAAGAAACAAAATTTTAATGTTAAATTTTCTCCATTGTGATAGGCATTATATTATTTTCTACTACTCTATAATGATGTGGAAAGTTGAATGCTAAAATCAGGGGTTGTGTAAACAAGTATATAAGTCCCGATTTGGTATAATAAAATTTCAAAAAATTTAGGGCTTATTAAAAATGTTGCTATAACAGAGTGTGATAAATTAAAAATCGCACAAAATTTAAGTAAAATTGCTCATGAAAACGATTTTGTAATTGATACTTGTGCTGAAGATATTGATTTGTCTTCATTTGGAATAAAACACGCGTTGTGTATTGACAATCGTCTTGTTGAGCGAATTATCGGCTATTCTTTAGATGTAACAAAAGACAAATGTCAGCGACTTGAATGTGGTTGTGTTGCAAGTGTTGATATAGGCGCATACAATTCTTGTTTGAACGGATGTTTGTATTGTTACGCTAATTACAGCAAAGAAATTGTAGAAAGAAATAGAAAAAATCATAATCAATTATCGCCTTTGCTTATAGGAGAAGTGTCAAAAAACTACGTAGTAAAAGATAGAAAAACGGAGAGTAGTAAGATAATGCAACAAAGTTTATTTCGATGAACAATTTGATAAACTCTTTGCCAAATATTATTTTTTGCGTGTTTTAATTTACGGAGGAAGTATGCAATTTGCAAAATCCATAGAAAAATTAAGAGCTAGCGAGATTCGTCAACTTATGAAATTAGCAAACGATCCCTCAATAATCTCTTTTTCAGGCGGAATGCCCAATAACGATTTGTTTCCGGTGGAAGTTATGGAAAACATCACGAAAAATCTTTCGCAAAGCGCAAAGAAAACGGCGTTTCAGTACGGTCCGACGGACGGATTCTCACCTCTTATAGAATCGTTGTCAAATTATTTGGAAAGCAGGGGAGCCGTACTTGAAGGAAACAGGATTCTAATAACGACGGGTGCGCAGCAGGCGATAAACCTCATAACTAAAGTCTTGGTAGATCCAAACGACAGAATACTGGTGGAAGCCCCGTCGTTCATAGGTGCGATTGCGGCTTTTAATTCTTATGAGGCCTGCGTTGACGGGGTGACTATCGATGACGAAGGAATAGACGTCGTTGCGCTCAAAAACGCTATGAACACAGGTGCGAGACCTAAATTTTTGTACGTAATTCCTTATTTCCAGAACCCGGCGGGCGCGATTATTTCGCCAAAACGCAAAAAGCAGCTTATAGAATTTATAAACGAATACGACTTGCCTGTGCTTGAAGATGACCCGTATGGAGAGTTATGGTTCGATGAAGAAGTGAAAGACTGGGTAAAGCCGATGAAAGCGGTTTTGAAAGATAATGAAAAGATTATGTATGTTGGAAGTTTCGCCAAGATTCTGGGACCGGGATTTCGATTGGGATATATGCTTGCGCCGAATGAATTAGTAGAAAAGTGTGAATTAGCCAAGCAGTCCCAAGACGCATGCAGTTCTACTTATACGCAAGTTTTGGCGGATGCGTATCTGCGTAGCGGGCGGTTGAATCCGTATTTGGAATGGCTGCGTCCGCATTACAAAAAAAGAGCGCAAATTATGCTTGAAGCGCTTGAAAAATACATGCCAAAAGATGCCGGGATATCTTGGACGACTCCACACGGCGGATTTTTTGTTTGGGCGACTTTACCCGAAAACATGGATTCAAGCGAAGTTTTTAAGACAGCCGTAAAAAACGGCGCGGCTTTTGTCATAGGAAAGGCGTTTGACCCGAAAGGAATCAAAAACAACGGAATGCGTTTGGCGTTTTCAGGTGCGCCGGAGGAAAAAATTGATATGGGAATCAAAATAATAGCGGATGCGGTGAAAAGCGTACTGAAATAGTCGGCGATTGTGAAGAGAAAATGAACAAACTCACGTTTGAGGACAATTTGGAAGAATATTTAGACACTATAATTTGCGGTGATTGTTTAAAAATAATGAAAGAAATGCCGGATAATTCAATAGATTTGATTGTAACTTCGCCTCCGTATAATTTAAAAAACTCTACAGGAAACGGAATGAAACAATGCACTACGAGTGGAAAATGGGCTAATGCCGCTTTGCAAAACGGATACAGTAATTATTGCGACAATATACCCATGAAGAATATGTTAATTGGCAAAGAGAATGTCTTAAAGAAATGTTTCGCTTGATAAAAGATGACGGAGCGATTTTTTACAATCATAAATGGCGTGTTCAAGACGGTTTACTGCAAGACAGACAGGATATTGTTGACGGGTTTCCTGTTCGGCAGATAATCATATGGAAAAGAAAAGGCGGTATAAATTTTAATCCCGGGTATTTTCTGCCTACGTACGAGGTCATTTATTTAATTGCAAAACCCAAGTTTAGACTTGCCGACAAGGCGAACGCTTTCGGAGATGTTTGGGAATTCAAGCAAGAGATGAAAAACGAACATCCGGCGCCTTTCCCAATTGCGCTTATAGATAGAATAATAAGTTCTACTAACGCACAAATTGTATTAGACCCGTTTATGGGAAGCGGAACTACCGCCGTTGTTGCTATGGGGTTGTCTCGCAATTACATAGGAATTGAGTTATCGCCTGATTATTGCGATATGGCCGAGAAAAGAATTTCTAAGAATAAAATACAGAAGGAGTGTTAATTTGAGCGATTTATTTTCAAAATTACAAAAAACTATAGATTCTTTGCGGCCGATTGACGAAGAAACGGCTATGGAGGTCTTGAATATCGACAATGTCGATTTCGCTATGCTTTTGGGTTATGCAAACAAACTTCGCGTGAAAACGCAGGGAGATAATATTAGTATTTGCGCGATTATGAATGCCAAAAGCGGTAGTTGCAGTGAAAATTGCGCCTTTTGTGCGCAGTCGGCTCACAGTGAAGCACAGGCTGAAATATATCCTATGAGAGACAGTAAAACAATCGCAAAAATCCATGGCGAAATTTCGCGGGATACGCACTGTTTCGGCGTTGTAACATCTGGTGAAGGACTTAACGACGAAGACATTGACGTTTTGATAAAGGCGATAAAAGAAGATAAAAACGGCGTAGAATGGGGTGCGTCGTTAGGGATAATTTCAGACGAACAACTTTTGAAACTCAAAAACGCAGGTTTGACGCGATATCACCATAATATTGAAACGGCGAAGAGTTTTTATTCGCAGATTTGTACAACGCACGATTGGAATCTTAGAGCGGACATGGCAAAGCGAGTGAAGAAAGTGGGATTGAATTTGTGCTGCGGAGTGATTTTAGGGGTAGGAGAGAGCAAGAAACAGCGCGTAGAGGCGGCTATGGAAATAAATCAAATCCAAAGCGATACTATTCCTTTGAATTTTTTGATTGCGATAAAAGGAACAAAACTGCAAGATATACCGCCTATGCAGCCGCTTGACATTCTAAAAACCGTGGCTATGTTTCGCTTTGTAAATCCTGAGTCGGACATTAAAGTTGCGGGGGGGAGAGTACATCTGCGACAGTTACAATCTATGGTGTTTTTTGCAGGAGCGAGTTCTATGATAAGCGGTTCTCTTTTGACTACTCCCAATTGCTCGACGGGAAGCGACAGAAAATTGCTTGCCGATTTGGAATTGGGCTTGAAGAATTATGATAATATATAATAAAAATTATTGAAATTTTATTATTTCGTAAGTATTATGTTATTATAAATTTATAAAATTTAGAGAATCGGAGGATTTATGGATTGTGTAAATATGAAACTTGAGACGATTCGTAAACATGATAATATTGACGGGAAAGATTATCGTCCAAACGAAGCCGATTATGAAAACTACAAAGAAATTGAAAGAATCCGTAACAACAAAGTGGAAAGCGGCGGTTCGTTGCCTATGGTTGTTTGTGTCGATAAAGAAAAATGCCGTAATTGTCATCAATGTGTTTCAGCCTGTCCGTCAAAAATATGCCAATACAGCGATACGGGGACTCATGTAAGCGTAGAACATGATTTGTGTATCGGCTGTGGTCAGTGTATTGACGCTTGTCCGTGGGGGGCAAGATTAATTGTGGATAATTTTAACGTTTGGATGGACGAATTGAATGCTGGTATGCCGATGATAGCTGTTGTCGCTCCTGCAATAGCGGCTACATTCCCTGACGGCGATTATCTTCGCTTTAATTCATGGCTTAAATCAATCGGAATAAAAGCGGTTTTCGACGTAAGTTTCGGTGCGGAATTGACTGTAAAAAGTTATTTGGAATATATTCGGATTAATAATCCCAAAGTCGTGATAGCTCAGCCGTGTCCGGCAATTGTGAGTTATATCGAATTATATCGTCCCGAACTTTTGCCTTATTTGGCGCCTGCGGATAGTCCTATGCTGCATACGGTGAAAATGATAAAACGATATTTTCCTCAGTATGTTGACCATAATATTCTTATGGTTTCGCCGTGTATTGCGAAAGCCCGTGAATTTAAGGCGACTAAACAGCCGATTTATAATGTAGTTATGAAGAGTTTTGAGAAATATATAAATGAAAACGAGATTTCTTTAAGCGATTTTCCGCAGTCCGATTACGATAATCCGCCGGCGGAGAGGGCGTGTTTGTTTTCTACTCCAGGCGGACTTATGGAAACCGCTTTGCGTTGGAATAGCGATTTAAAACGAAATATCAGAAAAATCGAAGGCGTAAATACGATTTATCATTACTTGGACAATTTGAAAAACGATATTGACAATGGATATGCGCCGCTGATTATCGATTGTCTTAGTTGTGAACACGGTTGTAACGGCGGATCGGGAACATCTCACAGAGATTCTTCTCCGGATTATCTTGAATTTCAAATAGAAAAAAGAAAAGAACGGATGAGGCAAACGTATTTGGAACATGTTCAAAATACGGGAATTACCGTATCTGACGATGCAGAGATACAAAAGCAAGTTCTTGAAGTGGTCGATAAATATTGGGAAAAAGGACTTTACGACAGAAAGTATGAAAATCGTTCCAATCATAATCTCCATCTGAATTTTTCGGATTTGGAATTGAAACCTTATTTTGAAATGCTGTTAAAAACTACGGAAGAAGATGTTATTAATTGTTGTTCGTGCGGATATGATTCTTGCAGAGCGATGGCGCTTGCGTTGGCAAATAAAGTAGCGAATCCGTCGAATTGTCATTACTTTTTACACCATGCTTTGAAGCAGGCTAATAAAGGAAGCGAGGATGCCGTTGAGAAATTTAAAATTTCGTTAGAAAATTTATTTGATAATAAAGGAAATTTGACGGGTTTTGCTTCCGTTATGAAATCAATAGACGATATTGCGAGGCAGACGTCAATGCTTTCAATAAACGCGTCTATTGAGGCGGCCCGCGCCGGCGCTGCTGGAAAAGGGTTTGCCGTTGTCGCCAAATATGTCGGCGAGTTGGCGAAAAACACAAAAAATGAAACCGACAAAATGCGTAATCTTTTGAGCAAACTTAAAGGAGTAATGAATAAAGAAATCAACGATTTTGTTGAAAAAACCAAAGTTAAAGTTTAACCCGTAGAGAAATTATTTTTCATCTGAGTTAAATATAAGGGAATTATATGCTTCTGTCCCCGTCCTCTTAATTTCCCAATTTAATTCTCTAATTTCTTAAAAAATCGTTCTTAAATTTGTCGATATTGGTTATGAAAAAAGCACGAACACTCAAACAGAAAACTCAAAAATTAAAGTGTCACAATTGGCAAAAGATATGGGTTTGCCAAACGATGTTTTGATAAAAATATTGCAAAGCCTTGGATAATGGGAAGTTAAAGGTCATAATTCGACAGTTGATACCTCGGTAAAAGATAAAATTCTTGCGAAAGCAAAAGCCGCATTCCATAAAAATAGGAATTTAATGAAAGAAGAGCAGGAAGGAATAAAACAGAAATTTGCAGAAACGGGAATAAGTGACCGCGCAGAAAAAAGAGAGTTTGTGCGACAGATATCAGTAATGCAAATAACAGATAAAACTCCTGAAAAATCTGAATTCCAAAAAATTATAGAGCCTTCGTATGAACAAAAGAATTTTTGCGAAAAATGCGGGAAACAAATAAATATATCCGCAGAATTCTGTAGATTTTGTGGTCATCCTCAAGAAACACTGAAACAATTACAAAGTTAACCCGTAACTTTAACCATGATTTGCTCCCAAACGGTAAAACTTGCTCTTTTTTAATTATTTCTTCTTATGATGCGGTTTTTACTTGTGGGGTGTTGTAAACAGTTATTATTTTGTATCGGCGATATATAGATAGAAACAGGAAATTATGAAATACAAAGATTACGAGCTTGACGGATTTCAGGAAGACGCCATAAAAGCGTTAGACGGCGGACTTTCGGTTTTGGTTTCTGCGCCGACCGGTTGCGGAAAGACGCTGATTGCGGAATATGCCGTAGAGAAATCGTTAAAAGAAAGTAAAAAAGTTATTTACACCGCACCTATTAAGGCTTTGTCCAATCAAAAATACCGCGACTTTCGCCTACGCTTCGGAGAAAATTCTGTCGGCATTCAAACGGGCGACCTAACGATAAATTCGTCCGCTCCGATTTTGATTATGACTACAGAGATTTTCAGGAATATGATTTTAGAGCAGTCAAATCGTCTTAACAATGTTCTTTATGCGATATTTGACGAAGTCCATTTCATTGACGACGAAGAACGCGGTACGGTTTGGGAAGAAAGTATAATTTTAGCCCCCGAAAATATACGTTTTTTGTGTTTGTCGGCGACTGTTCCAAATATTGACGAACTTGCCGATTGGATGCAATCGGTGCGCGGCAGTAAGTTTGAGGTTATAAAAGAGGGCAAGCGGATTGTACCGCTGAAATATCACTTGTTTTCCGGAAAATACGGCGAAATATCAATAAAGTTCTTGAAAAAAATGTTTATTGCCGATAAAAAACGCAGACGTAAATTGATGTTTACTAAACCGTCCTCAAGAAGAGTGATTGAACACGTAATCTCAAGGGACGGCGTTCCGGTGCTTTATTTTTCGTTTAATAGAAAGGCATGTGAGTTGAACGCCGTTAAAAATTCAAGATTAGTTCTTTTAAGTGAAGAAGAAAAAAATCGCTTATCGGTTATGATTGAAGAATTAATCAATTCTTACGAGGTGGAAGGCTATGCAAAATTGAAACAGATGAAATCGCTTTGGAAAGTCGGAATTGCCTATCATCATGCAGGGATTATTCCATCGGTAAAAGAAATTGTCGAGCGGCTTTTTTCAACGGGACTTATTAAACTTCTTTTTTGCACGGAAACGTTCGCATTAGGGGTGAATATGCCGGCAAGATCGGTAATTTTTGATGATATTGAGAAGTTTAACGGTGTGGAATTTGAGTATATTACGAACCGTTCTTATTTACAAATGTCGGGACGCGCCGGACGACGCGGAATGGATAAAGAGGGAAATGTTTATTGTCACATAGTTCCTGAAATTACCGAATGTAAAGAAGTTGAGCGGTTATTTTTCGGGGACAGCGAACCTATAAGAAGTAGATTTGTCGCTCAATATTCAACGATTTTGTCGCTTTACAGCAGATACGGAGAAAACGCCTTTGAGATTTTCCGCAAGAGTTTGAGAAATTTTAATAACGGCAATTTTATTCTTTCGTCATCTTATCAAAAAGAGGAAGATCAAATTCGCAAACGTTTGGAATTTTTGCAGAGTGAGGGATTTTTGAACGGACAAGAATTGACTCCGAAAGGAAAACTCGCAATGATGGTTAGCGGGTATGAAATTCAAGCGGCTCAACTTTATTACACTCGTTGTTTTGACAAGCTTACACCGGAGAAAATTTGTGTTTTGCTCGGTTCTGTAATTTATGAGCAGAAAAAGAAGAATACATGTGCAAGCGAAGAATTGCCGGAATCTTTTAAGATGTCAAATGACGGCGAGAAAGTAATTCGTAAATTACGGGAAAAAGAATTAAAATTCGGTATAAAAAATCCTATTCGTTTGCTTGATTTTTCGTTTGCCGCCGTAACGTTTTCGTGGGTAAGCGGTTGCGATTTGGCAAAAATCGGTTCTTTCGGCGTTCCGGAAGGCGATATTATTCGCTATTTTAGAATGATAGTTCAATTACTGAGAACTATAAAAGTATCTATAAACGATGAAATAATAATTGAAAAACTGAACAATGCTATACGATTGATAAACCGTGACGCGGTTGATGCGGAAACTGAATTGGTAAAAGTACTCCCGACAGGAGTCGAACCTGTGTCTTCGGTTTAGGAAACCGGAGCTCTATCCTGTTGAGCTACGAGAGCGTTAATCCGAATGCGGAAGAAGGGACTTGAACCCCCACGATTTCGCAATCACCGGCACCTGAAACCGACGTGTCTACCATTTCACCACTTCCGCATATATTCGATGTACACCATCGGGGGATCGAACCCCGGACCCACTGATTAAGAGTCAGTTGCTCTACCAACTGAGCTAATGGTGCGTAAATCAACGATGAAAATACATTTCTTAACTTTCAAAAGTCAAGAGAAAGAATTCAAATTTTTTGAACGATTTGTCTAATACGGGTAAA includes:
- a CDS encoding DEAD/DEAH box helicase, which gives rise to MKYKDYELDGFQEDAIKALDGGLSVLVSAPTGCGKTLIAEYAVEKSLKESKKVIYTAPIKALSNQKYRDFRLRFGENSVGIQTGDLTINSSAPILIMTTEIFRNMILEQSNRLNNVLYAIFDEVHFIDDEERGTVWEESIILAPENIRFLCLSATVPNIDELADWMQSVRGSKFEVIKEGKRIVPLKYHLFSGKYGEISIKFLKKMFIADKKRRRKLMFTKPSSRRVIEHVISRDGVPVLYFSFNRKACELNAVKNSRLVLLSEEEKNRLSVMIEELINSYEVEGYAKLKQMKSLWKVGIAYHHAGIIPSVKEIVERLFSTGLIKLLFCTETFALGVNMPARSVIFDDIEKFNGVEFEYITNRSYLQMSGRAGRRGMDKEGNVYCHIVPEITECKEVERLFFGDSEPIRSRFVAQYSTILSLYSRYGENAFEIFRKSLRNFNNGNFILSSSYQKEEDQIRKRLEFLQSEGFLNGQELTPKGKLAMMVSGYEIQAAQLYYTRCFDKLTPEKICVLLGSVIYEQKKKNTCASEELPESFKMSNDGEKVIRKLREKELKFGIKNPIRLLDFSFAAVTFSWVSGCDLAKIGSFGVPEGDIIRYFRMIVQLLRTIKVSINDEIIIEKLNNAIRLINRDAVDAETELVKVLPTGVEPVSSV
- the bioB gene encoding biotin synthase BioB; protein product: MSDLFSKLQKTIDSLRPIDEETAMEVLNIDNVDFAMLLGYANKLRVKTQGDNISICAIMNAKSGSCSENCAFCAQSAHSEAQAEIYPMRDSKTIAKIHGEISRDTHCFGVVTSGEGLNDEDIDVLIKAIKEDKNGVEWGASLGIISDEQLLKLKNAGLTRYHHNIETAKSFYSQICTTHDWNLRADMAKRVKKVGLNLCCGVILGVGESKKQRVEAAMEINQIQSDTIPLNFLIAIKGTKLQDIPPMQPLDILKTVAMFRFVNPESDIKVAGGRVHLRQLQSMVFFAGASSMISGSLLTTPNCSTGSDRKLLADLELGLKNYDNI
- a CDS encoding DUF1848 domain-containing protein, whose translation is MSKNLGLIKNVAITECDKLKIAQNLSKIAHENDFVIDTCAEDIDLSSFGIKHALCIDNRLVERIIGYSLDVTKDKCQRLECGCVASVDIGAYNSCLNGCLYCYANYSKEIVERNRKNHNQLSPLLIGEVSKNYVVKDRKTESSKIMQQSLFR
- a CDS encoding zinc ribbon domain-containing protein translates to MKEEQEGIKQKFAETGISDRAEKREFVRQISVMQITDKTPEKSEFQKIIEPSYEQKNFCEKCGKQINISAEFCRFCGHPQETLKQLQS
- a CDS encoding methyl-accepting chemotaxis protein; its protein translation is MVVCVDKEKCRNCHQCVSACPSKICQYSDTGTHVSVEHDLCIGCGQCIDACPWGARLIVDNFNVWMDELNAGMPMIAVVAPAIAATFPDGDYLRFNSWLKSIGIKAVFDVSFGAELTVKSYLEYIRINNPKVVIAQPCPAIVSYIELYRPELLPYLAPADSPMLHTVKMIKRYFPQYVDHNILMVSPCIAKAREFKATKQPIYNVVMKSFEKYINENEISLSDFPQSDYDNPPAERACLFSTPGGLMETALRWNSDLKRNIRKIEGVNTIYHYLDNLKNDIDNGYAPLIIDCLSCEHGCNGGSGTSHRDSSPDYLEFQIEKRKERMRQTYLEHVQNTGITVSDDAEIQKQVLEVVDKYWEKGLYDRKYENRSNHNLHLNFSDLELKPYFEMLLKTTEEDVINCCSCGYDSCRAMALALANKVANPSNCHYFLHHALKQANKGSEDAVEKFKISLENLFDNKGNLTGFASVMKSIDDIARQTSMLSINASIEAARAGAAGKGFAVVAKYVGELAKNTKNETDKMRNLLSKLKGVMNKEINDFVEKTKVKV
- a CDS encoding site-specific DNA-methyltransferase — encoded protein: MRQYTHEEYVNWQRECLKEMFRLIKDDGAIFYNHKWRVQDGLLQDRQDIVDGFPVRQIIIWKRKGGINFNPGYFLPTYEVIYLIAKPKFRLADKANAFGDVWEFKQEMKNEHPAPFPIALIDRIISSTNAQIVLDPFMGSGTTAVVAMGLSRNYIGIELSPDYCDMAEKRISKNKIQKEC
- a CDS encoding PLP-dependent aminotransferase family protein, whose translation is MQFAKSIEKLRASEIRQLMKLANDPSIISFSGGMPNNDLFPVEVMENITKNLSQSAKKTAFQYGPTDGFSPLIESLSNYLESRGAVLEGNRILITTGAQQAINLITKVLVDPNDRILVEAPSFIGAIAAFNSYEACVDGVTIDDEGIDVVALKNAMNTGARPKFLYVIPYFQNPAGAIISPKRKKQLIEFINEYDLPVLEDDPYGELWFDEEVKDWVKPMKAVLKDNEKIMYVGSFAKILGPGFRLGYMLAPNELVEKCELAKQSQDACSSTYTQVLADAYLRSGRLNPYLEWLRPHYKKRAQIMLEALEKYMPKDAGISWTTPHGGFFVWATLPENMDSSEVFKTAVKNGAAFVIGKAFDPKGIKNNGMRLAFSGAPEEKIDMGIKIIADAVKSVLK